One region of Pseudomonas sp. B21-040 genomic DNA includes:
- a CDS encoding AraC family transcriptional regulator, which produces MYASLTTFKPCDLPTLLSSLQPIAPLLDTLSDVVFFIKDSEARYAFVNQTLARRCGFKHPDELLGLTADRVFPERYGPLYTEQDRRVLSTGRELADQLELHLYFGNQPMWCLTHKLALHDEQGRIVGLAGISRDLQLPQSSHPAFPKLAAVDAHIRKHFARPISLAELTAIAGYSVAQLERHCKRVFQLTPRQMIHKARLEEGSRLLLHTDLPITEIALRCGYTDHSAFSRQFRALTSLAPSQYRDSRR; this is translated from the coding sequence ATGTATGCCTCGCTCACGACCTTCAAACCCTGTGACCTGCCGACCCTGTTGAGCAGCTTGCAGCCGATTGCGCCGCTGCTCGACACCCTGTCCGACGTGGTGTTTTTCATCAAGGACAGCGAGGCCCGCTACGCGTTCGTCAACCAGACCCTGGCCCGACGTTGCGGCTTCAAACACCCTGACGAGTTGCTTGGGCTCACCGCCGACAGGGTCTTTCCCGAGCGTTACGGCCCGCTGTACACCGAACAGGATCGGCGCGTGCTGTCCACCGGCCGCGAACTGGCCGATCAACTCGAACTGCATCTGTATTTCGGCAATCAGCCAATGTGGTGCCTGACCCACAAACTGGCCCTGCACGATGAACAGGGCCGCATCGTTGGCCTGGCGGGCATCTCCCGCGACCTGCAACTTCCCCAGTCCAGCCATCCGGCGTTCCCGAAACTCGCTGCGGTGGACGCGCATATCCGCAAGCATTTCGCCCGCCCTATCAGCCTCGCCGAATTGACGGCGATTGCCGGGTATTCCGTGGCGCAACTGGAGCGCCACTGCAAACGCGTGTTCCAGCTCACGCCACGGCAGATGATTCACAAGGCCCGGCTGGAAGAAGGTTCGCGGCTGTTGTTGCACACCGACCTGCCCATCACAGAGATCGCCCTGCGCTGTGGTTACACCGACCACAGTGCCTTCAGCCGACAGTTCCGCGCCTTGACTAGCCTGGCACCGAGCCAATACCGCGACAGCCGCCGTTAA
- a CDS encoding transporter substrate-binding domain-containing protein → MKNPAFAVALSAVLSTSFIATAQADKLDDIIGSGKLRCAVTLDFPPMGFRDEGNNPAGFDVDYCRDLAKVLGVEAEVVETPFPDRIPALISGRADVIVASTSDTLERAKTVGLTVPYFAFQMVVLTRDNTGINSFADIKGKPLGNTSGTYEAIALEKDVKNWGSGTFRAYQSQNDTLLAVAQGHIDATVVTNTVAAATIKSGKYKNLKVAGNAPYTIDYVSLGAKRNEYGLLNYLNLFVNQQVRSGRYEELFTKWVGTEIKPSDLTVPKVYY, encoded by the coding sequence ATGAAAAACCCCGCATTTGCCGTAGCCCTCAGCGCTGTCCTCAGCACTTCCTTCATCGCCACCGCCCAGGCTGACAAGCTCGACGATATTATCGGTTCGGGCAAGCTGCGTTGCGCCGTGACCCTGGACTTCCCGCCGATGGGGTTCCGCGATGAAGGTAACAACCCGGCCGGGTTCGACGTGGACTACTGCCGCGACCTGGCGAAAGTCCTCGGGGTCGAAGCCGAAGTGGTTGAAACCCCCTTCCCTGACCGCATTCCGGCGCTGATCTCCGGGCGCGCCGACGTGATCGTTGCGTCAACCTCCGACACCCTGGAACGGGCCAAGACTGTCGGCCTCACCGTGCCGTACTTTGCCTTCCAGATGGTGGTGCTGACCCGCGACAACACCGGCATCAACAGCTTCGCCGATATCAAAGGCAAACCCCTGGGTAACACCAGCGGCACCTATGAAGCCATCGCCCTGGAAAAAGACGTGAAGAACTGGGGCAGCGGCACTTTCCGCGCGTATCAGTCGCAGAACGACACGTTGCTGGCCGTCGCTCAGGGCCACATCGACGCAACCGTCGTCACCAATACCGTGGCCGCCGCCACCATCAAGTCGGGCAAATACAAGAACCTGAAGGTCGCCGGTAACGCACCGTACACCATTGACTATGTCTCCCTGGGTGCCAAGCGTAACGAGTATGGCTTGCTCAACTACCTGAACCTGTTCGTCAACCAGCAAGTCCGTAGCGGCCGCTACGAGGAACTGTTCACCAAATGGGTCGGCACCGAGATCAAGCCTTCCGACCTGACCGTGCCCAAGGTCTACTACTAA
- a CDS encoding aconitase family protein: MPGATSLSGRSLVAGAAQGALLFADVGLSFWGGVDPFSGEVIDRHHPLSGEHLAGRVLAIPSGRGSCTGSSVLMELISNGHAPAALVLAEPDEILTLGVLVAQTIFERSLPVLCIGQEAFAALRVKAFARVENSSVTLFEHLPGDAWQALENSSQTVETSASIELTVLDRALLDGEHGKAAQIAMQIVLRMAELQGARCLVDVTQAHIDGCIYTGPASLRFAEQLVQWGAKVRVPTTLNSISVDQRRWRELGIDPALGVPASALGDAYMAMGAQLSFTCAPYLLDSAPKAGEQIVWAESNAVVYANSVLGARTLKYPDYLDICIALTGRAPLIGCHLDAQRKARLHIELPALGELDDAFYPLLGYHIGALAGSRIPLVYGLERRTPNLDDLKAFGAAFATTSAAPLFHIAGVTPEALDPTQVLEPDQTLPVETIRLKDLLHSWRKLNSARENRVDVVSLGNPHFSLSEFAHLARLCRNRVKHPDVVLAITCGRAVLEQAREAGHISVIEAFGATLVTDTCWCMLGEPVIPLDAKTLMTNSGKYAHYAPGLVGRKVHFANLAECVDAACSATASGRLPAWLQPAVHLENTAHV, translated from the coding sequence ATGCCTGGGGCCACTTCCCTTTCCGGTCGCAGTCTGGTCGCGGGCGCCGCACAAGGCGCCCTGCTGTTCGCCGATGTCGGGCTGAGTTTCTGGGGCGGCGTTGACCCGTTCAGCGGTGAGGTCATCGACCGTCATCACCCGCTCAGCGGCGAGCATTTGGCCGGTCGTGTGCTGGCCATTCCCAGCGGTCGCGGCTCGTGCACTGGCAGCAGTGTCTTGATGGAGTTGATCAGTAATGGTCATGCACCAGCCGCACTGGTGCTGGCCGAACCCGATGAGATCCTGACCCTGGGCGTGCTGGTGGCACAGACCATTTTCGAGCGTTCCCTGCCGGTGCTGTGCATCGGTCAGGAGGCCTTTGCCGCCTTGCGCGTCAAGGCGTTTGCCCGTGTCGAGAATTCATCGGTGACACTGTTCGAACACCTGCCCGGCGATGCCTGGCAGGCACTCGAAAATTCATCGCAAACCGTCGAAACAAGCGCCTCGATCGAGCTCACTGTACTCGACCGGGCGCTGCTCGATGGCGAGCATGGCAAGGCGGCACAAATTGCCATGCAAATCGTCCTGCGCATGGCCGAACTGCAAGGTGCCCGATGCCTGGTGGATGTCACTCAGGCGCACATCGACGGCTGCATCTATACCGGCCCGGCCAGCCTGCGGTTTGCCGAACAGTTGGTGCAGTGGGGCGCAAAAGTGCGGGTGCCGACGACCCTCAATTCAATCTCCGTCGACCAGCGTCGTTGGCGAGAATTGGGCATCGATCCCGCGCTTGGCGTACCGGCCAGCGCTTTGGGTGATGCCTACATGGCAATGGGGGCGCAGCTGAGCTTTACCTGTGCGCCCTACCTGCTGGACAGCGCGCCGAAGGCCGGTGAACAGATCGTCTGGGCCGAATCAAACGCTGTGGTTTACGCCAACAGTGTGCTCGGTGCACGGACGCTGAAGTACCCGGACTACCTGGATATCTGCATCGCCCTGACCGGTCGCGCGCCCTTGATTGGCTGCCATCTGGACGCTCAACGCAAAGCCCGTTTGCACATTGAGTTACCCGCATTGGGTGAACTGGATGACGCGTTCTATCCGCTGCTCGGTTATCACATTGGCGCGCTGGCGGGCAGCCGGATTCCGTTGGTGTATGGATTGGAACGGCGCACGCCAAACCTGGATGACCTGAAAGCCTTCGGCGCGGCGTTTGCCACCACCTCCGCCGCGCCGTTGTTCCATATCGCCGGTGTTACCCCGGAAGCCCTCGACCCGACACAGGTTCTGGAGCCGGATCAAACCCTGCCGGTGGAAACCATTCGCTTGAAGGACCTGCTGCACAGTTGGCGCAAGCTCAACAGCGCCCGCGAAAACCGGGTGGATGTGGTCTCGCTGGGCAATCCGCATTTCTCCCTCAGCGAGTTCGCTCACCTGGCGCGACTGTGTCGCAATCGGGTCAAGCATCCCGACGTGGTCCTTGCCATCACCTGCGGCCGCGCGGTGCTGGAACAGGCGCGCGAGGCTGGGCACATCAGCGTGATCGAAGCCTTCGGCGCAACCCTCGTCACGGATACCTGCTGGTGCATGCTCGGTGAACCGGTGATCCCGCTGGACGCCAAAACCTTGATGACCAATTCGGGCAAATACGCCCATTACGCACCCGGCCTGGTCGGTCGAAAGGTGCACTTCGCCAACCTTGCCGAATGCGTCGATGCAGCCTGCAGCGCTACGGCCAGCGGACGCCTGCCCGCCTGGCTGCAACCGGCTGTTCACCTGGAGAACACTGCGCATGTTTGA
- a CDS encoding amino acid ABC transporter permease → MFDYTFQWRSALRALPDMLAGAVVTFETAALSMIFGVLIALALTVMREAKNPVLRGFGNGWVSIARNTPSLFQVYVLYFGLGSLELHVSSWFALLAGITFNNAGYLAENFRGGLKAVPGTQVRAARSLGMSAFQTYRMIIVPQLLRIVFYPLSNQMVWAVLMTSLGVIVGLNNDLTGVTQDFNVKTFRTFEYFAIAAVLYYLIAKAIVATARLMAWRLFRY, encoded by the coding sequence ATGTTTGATTACACCTTCCAATGGCGCTCGGCCCTGCGCGCCCTGCCGGACATGCTCGCCGGGGCGGTGGTCACTTTCGAAACCGCCGCCTTGTCGATGATCTTCGGAGTGCTCATCGCCCTGGCCCTGACGGTGATGCGCGAAGCCAAAAACCCGGTGCTGCGTGGCTTCGGCAACGGCTGGGTGTCGATCGCCCGCAACACCCCGTCGCTGTTTCAGGTTTACGTCCTCTACTTCGGCCTTGGCTCACTGGAGTTGCATGTCAGCTCCTGGTTCGCCCTGCTGGCGGGGATCACCTTCAACAACGCCGGCTACCTCGCGGAAAACTTCCGCGGCGGCCTCAAGGCTGTGCCCGGCACACAAGTGCGGGCCGCACGTTCGCTGGGCATGAGTGCCTTCCAGACCTACCGGATGATCATCGTCCCGCAGTTGCTGCGGATCGTGTTCTACCCGTTGAGCAATCAAATGGTCTGGGCGGTGTTGATGACCTCGCTGGGGGTGATTGTCGGCCTGAACAATGACCTCACCGGGGTGACCCAGGACTTCAACGTCAAGACGTTCCGCACCTTCGAATACTTCGCCATTGCCGCGGTGCTGTATTACCTGATTGCCAAGGCGATCGTCGCGACGGCCCGGCTGATGGCCTGGCGGCTGTTCCGTTACTGA
- a CDS encoding amino acid ABC transporter permease has product MFTTSFSWNDLQFLLNGAWVTLQLTFWSIILGSVAGLVFGLLRALLPRASLPLAWVLDVFRSVPLLIQFVLFNSLKSIVGLDISAFSVGCIVLGVYAAAYFTEIVRGGVLAVPFTVRRASRSLGLSFFQDLRWIVLPIATRVAFPGWLNLVLGVMKDTALVMWIGIVELLRASQTIVTRIQEPLLVLCIAGLIYYVMSLVVARLGARLERRWQEND; this is encoded by the coding sequence ATGTTTACCACCAGTTTTTCCTGGAATGACCTGCAGTTTCTGCTCAATGGCGCCTGGGTCACTCTGCAACTGACGTTCTGGTCGATCATCCTCGGCTCTGTCGCCGGGTTGGTGTTCGGCTTGTTGCGGGCGCTGCTGCCACGCGCCAGCCTGCCGCTGGCCTGGGTGCTGGACGTGTTTCGCAGCGTGCCGCTGTTGATTCAGTTTGTGCTGTTCAACTCGCTCAAGAGCATCGTCGGTCTGGACATCAGCGCTTTCAGCGTTGGCTGCATCGTGCTCGGGGTCTACGCCGCCGCGTACTTCACCGAGATCGTGCGCGGTGGTGTGCTCGCGGTGCCGTTTACCGTGCGCCGCGCCAGTCGCTCGCTGGGCCTGAGCTTCTTCCAGGACCTGCGCTGGATCGTCCTGCCGATCGCCACGCGCGTAGCGTTTCCCGGTTGGCTGAACCTCGTGCTCGGTGTGATGAAAGACACCGCGCTGGTGATGTGGATCGGCATCGTCGAGTTGCTGCGCGCCTCGCAAACCATCGTGACCCGCATCCAGGAACCGTTGCTGGTGCTGTGCATCGCGGGCCTCATCTATTACGTCATGAGCCTGGTGGTTGCCCGCCTTGGCGCTCGTCTGGAAAGAAGGTGGCAAGAAAATGATTGA
- a CDS encoding amino acid ABC transporter ATP-binding protein, with product MIEIDNVHKSFGNLEVVKGVNLTVSKGEVVSIIGGSGSGKSTLLMCINGLEPIQKGNIRVDGVEVHHSATDLNRLRQKIGIVFQQWNAFPHLTVMENVMLAPRKVLGKSKAEAEELAVRQLTHVGLGDKLKAFPGKLSGGQQQRMAIARALAMSPDYMLFDEATSALDPQLVGEVLDTMRMLAEDGMTMVLVTHEIRFARDVSDRVAFFRNGLVHEIGTPEQVIGNPVHAETAAFLKSVK from the coding sequence ATGATTGAGATCGACAACGTACACAAATCCTTCGGCAACCTGGAGGTGGTCAAGGGCGTGAACCTGACCGTGAGCAAGGGTGAAGTGGTGTCGATCATCGGCGGCTCGGGCTCGGGCAAGTCGACCCTGCTGATGTGCATCAACGGCCTGGAGCCGATTCAGAAAGGCAATATCCGCGTGGACGGTGTCGAGGTTCACCACAGCGCCACCGACCTCAATCGCCTGCGGCAGAAGATCGGCATCGTGTTCCAGCAATGGAACGCCTTTCCGCACCTGACCGTGATGGAGAACGTGATGCTGGCGCCGCGCAAAGTCCTCGGAAAAAGCAAGGCTGAAGCCGAGGAGCTGGCGGTGCGGCAACTGACCCACGTGGGGTTGGGTGACAAGCTCAAGGCCTTTCCCGGCAAATTGTCCGGCGGTCAGCAGCAGCGCATGGCCATCGCCCGCGCCCTGGCCATGTCACCGGATTATATGTTGTTCGACGAAGCCACCTCGGCCCTCGATCCGCAACTGGTGGGCGAAGTGCTGGACACCATGCGCATGCTCGCCGAAGACGGCATGACCATGGTGCTGGTGACCCACGAGATCCGCTTCGCTCGCGACGTGTCGGACCGCGTGGCGTTTTTTCGCAATGGCCTGGTGCACGAGATCGGCACGCCTGAACAAGTTATCGGCAACCCGGTGCATGCGGAAACCGCGGCCTTCCTTAAGTCAGTGAAATAA
- a CDS encoding trans-3-hydroxy-L-proline dehydratase: MRSSKVIHVVSCHAEGEVGDVIVGGVAPPPGATVWEQSRWIARDETLRNFVLNEPRGGVFRHVNLLVPAKDPRAQMAWIIMEPADTPPMSGSNSLCVATVLLDTGILPMTEPQTRLVLEAPGGLIEAVADCRDGKVERVEIKNVPSFADRLDAWIEVEGLGSLQVDTAYGGDSFVIADAKRLGFSIRPDEAADLVEAGLKITRAANEQLGFVHPLNPEWSHISFCQIAAPIVHENGIATGANAVVIQPGKIDRSPTGTGCSARMAVLQAKGLMQVGDRFIGRSIIGSEFHCRIDSLTEVAGRPAIYPCISGRAWITGTHQLLLDPSDPWPQGYRLSDTWPGA; encoded by the coding sequence ATGCGCTCATCGAAAGTCATACATGTCGTCAGCTGCCACGCCGAAGGCGAAGTCGGTGATGTCATCGTTGGGGGCGTTGCCCCGCCACCAGGCGCCACCGTGTGGGAACAATCTCGCTGGATCGCCCGGGATGAAACCCTGCGCAATTTCGTGCTCAACGAACCACGCGGGGGAGTATTCCGCCACGTCAATCTGCTGGTGCCGGCCAAGGACCCACGGGCGCAAATGGCCTGGATCATCATGGAACCGGCAGACACCCCACCGATGTCCGGCTCCAACTCGCTGTGTGTCGCCACGGTGTTGCTCGACACCGGTATTCTGCCGATGACCGAACCGCAAACCCGGCTGGTACTCGAAGCCCCGGGCGGGCTGATCGAGGCCGTCGCCGATTGCCGCGATGGCAAGGTCGAGCGGGTGGAAATCAAGAACGTACCCTCCTTCGCTGACCGTCTTGATGCGTGGATCGAAGTCGAAGGCCTGGGCTCACTGCAAGTTGACACTGCGTACGGTGGCGACAGTTTTGTGATCGCCGATGCCAAGCGCCTGGGGTTCTCCATCCGTCCCGACGAGGCGGCTGACCTGGTCGAGGCCGGGCTGAAAATCACCCGGGCGGCCAACGAACAACTGGGCTTCGTACATCCGCTGAACCCCGAGTGGTCGCACATTTCCTTCTGCCAGATCGCCGCGCCCATCGTCCATGAAAACGGCATCGCCACTGGCGCCAATGCGGTGGTGATTCAACCCGGCAAAATCGACCGCTCACCCACCGGCACCGGCTGCTCGGCGCGCATGGCGGTGTTGCAAGCCAAGGGTTTGATGCAGGTGGGCGATCGTTTTATTGGCCGCTCGATCATCGGTTCCGAGTTCCACTGCCGCATCGATTCGCTGACGGAGGTGGCCGGTCGACCGGCGATCTACCCGTGTATTTCCGGACGAGCCTGGATCACCGGGACTCATCAGTTGCTGCTCGATCCGAGCGATCCATGGCCACAAGGCTACCGACTGTCTGACACCTGGCCTGGCGCCTGA
- a CDS encoding dihydrodipicolinate synthase family protein, giving the protein MSKRINWSGVFPAVTTQFNDDFSINLEKTHQVISNVIRDGVSGLVVCGSVGENTSLTAEEKIAVTEVAVDAARGRVPVICGVAEFTSVAAAKVANAVRRVGVDGVMLMPALVYGSKPFETAEHYRYVAKNADVPLMVYNNPPIYKNDVTPDILISLADCDNVVCFKDSSGDTRRFIDVRNEVGDRFVLFAGLDDVVLESIAVGAEGWVSGMSNVFPKEGETIFRLAKAGRFAEAMPIYEWLMPILHLDARADLVQCIKLCEAIAGRGSALTRPPRLALPEADRVFVEQIMAKALANRPELPDVGL; this is encoded by the coding sequence ATGAGCAAACGCATTAACTGGAGTGGCGTCTTCCCCGCGGTGACCACTCAATTCAACGACGACTTTTCCATCAACCTGGAAAAAACCCATCAGGTGATTTCCAACGTGATCCGTGACGGCGTGTCGGGCCTGGTGGTGTGCGGTTCCGTGGGGGAAAACACCTCGCTGACCGCCGAAGAAAAAATCGCCGTGACCGAAGTCGCGGTCGACGCCGCTCGCGGTCGCGTTCCGGTGATCTGCGGAGTAGCTGAGTTCACCAGTGTGGCCGCCGCCAAAGTCGCAAACGCAGTACGCCGTGTGGGCGTCGACGGCGTCATGCTGATGCCGGCACTGGTCTACGGCTCCAAGCCATTCGAAACCGCCGAGCATTACCGTTACGTGGCAAAAAACGCCGACGTACCGCTGATGGTCTACAACAACCCGCCGATCTACAAAAACGACGTCACCCCGGACATCCTGATATCCCTGGCCGACTGCGACAACGTGGTGTGCTTCAAGGATTCTTCCGGCGACACGCGCCGTTTCATCGACGTGCGCAATGAAGTCGGTGATCGTTTTGTGCTATTCGCCGGTCTCGACGACGTGGTGCTGGAAAGCATTGCGGTGGGCGCCGAAGGCTGGGTCTCGGGGATGTCCAACGTGTTCCCCAAAGAAGGCGAAACCATCTTCCGCCTGGCCAAGGCCGGTCGCTTCGCCGAAGCCATGCCGATCTACGAATGGTTGATGCCGATCCTGCACCTCGACGCCCGTGCCGACCTGGTGCAGTGCATCAAGCTGTGCGAAGCCATCGCCGGTCGCGGCAGCGCGCTGACCCGTCCACCACGCCTGGCCCTGCCGGAAGCTGACCGCGTGTTCGTCGAGCAGATCATGGCCAAGGCCCTGGCCAACCGTCCGGAGCTGCCGGACGTCGGTCTCTGA
- the abaF gene encoding fosfomycin efflux MFS transporter AbaF → MSNPPSSCSATTTSGLKRVVAAAMAGTVAEWYEFFLYGTASALVFGQLFFRQTGNPVDGILAAFALYAVGFLARPLGGLVFGHYGDKFGRKRLLQLSLVVVGITTFLMGCLPGFDQIGYAAPVLLVLLRLIQGFAFGGEWGGAILLVSEHCPDNRRGFWASWPQAGVPAGNLVATLALLLLSSTLSQEQFLAWGWRVAFWFSAVVVLIGYWIRTSVDDAPIFKEAQARQAQNKHQQLGVVEVLRHHWRAVLVGIGARFAENILYYTVVTFSITYLKLVVHKDTSQILLLMFGAHLLHFFLIPLMGYLSDLVGRKPVYLTGAVLTAFWGFIGFPMMDTGNNWLIMAAITLGLAIESMTYAPYSALMAEMFPTHVRYTALSLCYQVAPIFAGSLAPLIALTLLNKYNSSTPIAFYLVGAALISIVAVGLTRETRGKSLHQVDSESAARIAGLDSTEPATTRRGDSLA, encoded by the coding sequence ATGTCCAATCCCCCAAGCTCGTGCAGCGCAACCACAACTTCGGGACTCAAGCGCGTCGTGGCCGCCGCCATGGCCGGCACCGTCGCCGAATGGTATGAATTCTTTCTCTACGGCACCGCCTCGGCACTGGTCTTCGGCCAGTTGTTCTTTCGCCAGACCGGCAACCCGGTCGACGGCATCCTCGCCGCCTTCGCCTTGTACGCCGTCGGGTTTCTCGCCCGTCCGTTGGGTGGCCTGGTGTTCGGTCACTACGGTGACAAGTTCGGCCGCAAGCGTCTGCTGCAACTGAGTCTGGTGGTGGTCGGCATCACCACGTTCCTGATGGGTTGCCTGCCCGGTTTCGATCAGATCGGCTATGCAGCGCCGGTGTTGCTGGTGCTGTTGCGGTTGATTCAGGGGTTCGCTTTTGGCGGTGAATGGGGCGGTGCGATTCTGTTGGTGTCCGAACATTGTCCGGACAATCGTCGAGGCTTCTGGGCCAGTTGGCCGCAGGCCGGTGTCCCGGCCGGCAACCTGGTGGCCACCCTCGCCCTGTTGCTGTTGTCGTCGACCCTGTCGCAAGAACAATTCCTCGCGTGGGGCTGGCGCGTTGCATTCTGGTTTTCGGCGGTGGTGGTGCTGATCGGCTACTGGATTCGTACCAGCGTCGATGACGCACCGATCTTCAAGGAAGCCCAGGCCCGGCAGGCGCAAAACAAGCATCAGCAACTGGGTGTGGTCGAAGTGTTGCGTCACCACTGGCGCGCCGTGTTGGTTGGTATCGGTGCGCGGTTTGCCGAGAACATCCTCTATTACACCGTCGTGACCTTCTCGATCACCTACCTGAAACTGGTGGTGCACAAGGACACGTCACAGATCCTGTTGCTGATGTTCGGCGCGCACTTGCTGCACTTCTTCCTGATCCCGCTGATGGGGTATCTGTCTGACCTGGTCGGGCGTAAACCGGTGTACCTGACCGGCGCGGTGCTCACGGCGTTCTGGGGTTTTATCGGTTTCCCGATGATGGATACCGGCAACAACTGGCTGATCATGGCGGCCATTACCCTGGGCCTGGCCATTGAATCGATGACTTATGCGCCCTACTCGGCGCTGATGGCCGAGATGTTCCCGACCCACGTGCGCTACACCGCGCTGTCCCTGTGCTATCAGGTGGCGCCGATCTTCGCCGGTTCGCTGGCCCCGCTGATCGCCCTCACCCTGCTCAACAAGTACAACAGTTCGACACCCATCGCTTTCTACCTGGTCGGCGCCGCGCTGATTTCGATAGTTGCCGTCGGGCTGACGCGTGAAACCCGTGGCAAGTCGCTGCATCAGGTGGACAGTGAATCCGCGGCGCGGATTGCTGGCCTGGACAGCACCGAACCGGCCACCACTCGCCGAGGCGATTCGCTGGCCTGA
- a CDS encoding aldehyde dehydrogenase (NADP(+)) codes for MPEIIGHNYIGGARSAAGTVTLRSHDASTGEAQPYSFMQATGEEVDAAAQAAAAAYPAFRALSASRRAEFLEAIAAQLDALDDDFVALVTRETALPAGRIQGERGRTSGQMRLFAQVLRRGDFYGARIDRALPERQPLPRVDLRQYRIGVGPVAVFGASNFPLAFSTAGGDTAAALAAGCPVVFKAHSGHMATAERVADAILRAAEQTDMPNGVFNMIYGAGVGEALVKHPAIQAVGFTGSLKGGRALCDMAAARKQPIPVFAEMSSINPVVVLPEALQVRGEKIASELVASVVQGCGQFCTNPGLVIGIRSSTFSAFTARLSHLMNEQPAQTMLNSGTLASYGTGVQALLRHPGIRHLAGKVQQGNQAQPQLFKADVNLLLDGDPLLQEEVFGPTTLIVEVADKAELHQALHSLHGQLTATLIAEAGDLRTHGELLPLLEQKVGRVLFNGYPTGVEVCDAMVHGGPYPATSDARGTSVGTLAIERFLRPVCYQNCPDALLPEALQNANPLGINRLVDGHNHCEQL; via the coding sequence ATGCCCGAGATCATCGGCCACAACTACATCGGCGGTGCGCGCAGCGCCGCCGGTACTGTCACCTTGCGAAGCCATGACGCCAGCACCGGTGAAGCGCAGCCCTATTCGTTCATGCAGGCCACGGGCGAGGAAGTCGATGCCGCAGCCCAAGCGGCCGCTGCCGCTTACCCGGCATTTCGGGCTCTGTCGGCGAGTCGGCGCGCCGAGTTTCTTGAGGCCATCGCCGCGCAACTGGATGCCTTGGATGATGACTTCGTTGCGCTGGTAACCCGTGAAACGGCGTTGCCTGCCGGGCGCATACAAGGCGAGCGTGGGCGCACCAGCGGCCAGATGCGTCTGTTCGCCCAGGTTCTGCGCCGTGGCGATTTCTATGGCGCGCGCATCGACCGGGCCTTGCCCGAGCGTCAGCCGCTGCCACGGGTCGATCTGCGTCAGTACCGGATCGGCGTCGGCCCGGTGGCGGTGTTCGGCGCGAGCAATTTCCCGCTGGCCTTTTCCACCGCCGGCGGCGATACCGCAGCCGCCCTCGCAGCGGGTTGCCCGGTGGTGTTCAAGGCTCACAGCGGGCACATGGCGACCGCCGAGCGGGTGGCCGATGCGATCCTGCGCGCCGCCGAGCAAACCGACATGCCCAACGGCGTGTTCAACATGATCTACGGTGCCGGCGTCGGCGAAGCACTGGTCAAGCATCCGGCCATTCAAGCCGTGGGGTTCACCGGTTCACTCAAGGGCGGTCGCGCCCTCTGCGATATGGCCGCCGCCCGGAAGCAGCCGATCCCGGTGTTTGCCGAAATGAGCAGCATCAACCCAGTAGTGGTGTTGCCCGAAGCGCTACAAGTGCGTGGCGAGAAAATCGCCAGCGAGCTGGTGGCATCGGTAGTCCAAGGTTGTGGTCAGTTCTGTACCAATCCGGGGCTGGTCATTGGCATTCGCTCCTCGACGTTCAGTGCGTTCACCGCAAGGCTGAGTCACTTGATGAACGAGCAGCCGGCTCAAACCATGCTCAACAGCGGGACACTCGCCAGCTACGGCACGGGTGTGCAAGCCCTGCTGCGCCATCCGGGTATCCGTCATCTGGCCGGCAAGGTCCAACAAGGCAATCAAGCTCAACCGCAGCTGTTCAAGGCTGACGTCAATCTGCTGCTTGATGGTGATCCGTTGTTGCAGGAAGAAGTGTTCGGCCCGACCACCCTTATCGTCGAAGTGGCCGACAAGGCAGAACTGCACCAAGCGCTGCACAGCCTGCACGGTCAGCTTACGGCCACATTGATTGCCGAGGCTGGCGACCTGCGAACCCATGGTGAACTGCTGCCACTGCTGGAACAAAAGGTCGGCCGCGTGCTGTTCAATGGCTACCCGACCGGTGTTGAAGTGTGCGATGCGATGGTGCATGGCGGGCCTTATCCGGCCACTTCCGACGCCCGTGGCACATCGGTCGGCACCTTGGCCATCGAGCGCTTTCTGCGTCCGGTTTGCTACCAGAATTGCCCGGATGCGTTGTTGCCCGAAGCGCTTCAAAACGCCAACCCGCTGGGGATCAATCGCCTGGTCGATGGCCATAACCACTGCGAACAGTTGTAA